One genomic window of Actinoplanes lobatus includes the following:
- a CDS encoding Trp biosynthesis-associated membrane protein yields the protein MTRKGPLVAVLSCLAGAGLALYAATRVWAVQVEQRPGLSDLRTEQTGADVEPWLIGLAVAALAGTGALLATRGVARRLLGVLLIGAAAGIAAGAVLARVTLDPGAAGTAGSIWPVLCVLGGAAVGVGGLLAARHGHLWPAMSARYERTAPTAAEPVDGTRELWDALDRGDDPTARGPDHP from the coding sequence ATGACCCGGAAAGGTCCGCTGGTCGCGGTTTTGTCCTGCCTGGCCGGGGCCGGTCTGGCGCTCTACGCGGCCACCCGGGTGTGGGCGGTCCAGGTGGAGCAGCGGCCGGGCCTGTCCGATCTGCGGACCGAGCAGACCGGCGCCGACGTGGAGCCCTGGCTGATCGGCCTGGCCGTGGCGGCGCTCGCCGGGACGGGCGCGCTGCTGGCCACCCGCGGGGTGGCCCGGCGGCTGCTCGGTGTGCTGCTGATCGGTGCGGCGGCGGGGATCGCGGCGGGCGCTGTGCTGGCCCGGGTCACGCTGGACCCCGGCGCCGCCGGGACGGCCGGCTCGATCTGGCCGGTGCTGTGCGTGCTGGGCGGCGCGGCCGTCGGGGTGGGCGGCCTGCTGGCGGCCCGTCACGGCCATCTCTGGCCGGCCATGTCCGCCCGGTACGAGCGCACCGCACCCACCGCCGCGGAGCCGGTGGACGGAACCCGGGAACTGTGGGACGCCCTCGATCGGGGGGACGATCCGACCGCGCGCGGCCCGGATCACCCGTAA
- a CDS encoding anthranilate synthase component I: MTSGVTVPDEATFVGTSRRVVPVTRKLLADGETPVGVYRKLAGGPGTFLLESAEQGLAWSRYSFVGVRSAATLVERFGQAEWLGSPPDGVPLGGDPVVALRETVAALTGGPAADEALPPLTGGMVGYLGYDLVRRFERLPSTAADDLRLPELGMMLATDLVVLDHHEGSALLVANAVLPEDADDASRRAAYHQAVGRLDAMTTALSRPTPPMVSTVERRPAGEPVSRTLPGEYQKAVEEAKEAIRAGECFQIVVAQRFERPTDADPLDVYRVLRATNPSPYMYLLRFDDFDIVGSSPEAHLKVSANRTALLHPIAGTRWRGATPEQDAALAAELLADPKERSEHVMLVDLGRNDLGRVCEPGSVEVPEFARIERYSHVMHIVSTVVGRLREDRSAFDALAATFPAGTLSGAPKVRAMEIIESLEPTRRGLYGGTVGYFGFAGDMDMAIAIRTALIKDGVAYVGAGAGIVADSDPAAEEQETRNKAAAVLAAIASAETLRAAR, encoded by the coding sequence GTGACCAGCGGAGTGACCGTCCCCGACGAGGCGACCTTCGTCGGCACGAGTCGCCGGGTCGTCCCGGTCACCCGCAAGCTGCTGGCCGACGGCGAGACCCCGGTGGGCGTCTACCGCAAGCTGGCCGGCGGCCCGGGCACCTTCCTGCTCGAGTCGGCGGAGCAGGGCCTGGCCTGGTCCCGCTACTCGTTCGTCGGAGTGCGCAGCGCGGCCACCCTGGTCGAGCGGTTCGGGCAGGCGGAGTGGCTCGGTTCTCCTCCGGACGGCGTACCCCTGGGGGGTGATCCGGTCGTGGCCCTGCGCGAGACGGTGGCCGCGCTGACCGGTGGCCCGGCCGCCGACGAGGCCCTGCCGCCGCTGACCGGGGGCATGGTCGGCTACCTCGGCTACGACTTGGTCCGCCGGTTCGAGCGGCTGCCGTCCACCGCGGCCGACGACCTGCGGCTGCCCGAGCTCGGCATGATGCTGGCCACCGACCTGGTGGTGCTGGACCACCACGAGGGCTCGGCGCTGCTGGTGGCCAACGCGGTGCTGCCGGAGGACGCCGACGACGCTTCCCGGCGGGCGGCCTACCACCAGGCGGTCGGCCGGCTGGACGCGATGACCACCGCGCTGTCGCGGCCCACGCCGCCGATGGTGTCGACGGTCGAGCGCCGCCCGGCCGGGGAGCCGGTCAGCCGCACCCTGCCGGGGGAGTACCAGAAGGCGGTCGAGGAGGCCAAGGAGGCGATCCGGGCCGGCGAGTGCTTCCAGATCGTGGTGGCGCAGCGGTTCGAGCGGCCCACCGACGCCGACCCGCTGGACGTCTACCGGGTGCTGCGGGCCACCAACCCGAGCCCGTACATGTACCTGCTGCGCTTCGACGACTTCGACATCGTCGGCTCGTCGCCGGAGGCGCATCTCAAGGTCAGCGCCAACCGGACCGCGCTGCTGCACCCGATCGCCGGCACCCGCTGGCGCGGCGCCACCCCGGAGCAGGACGCCGCGCTCGCCGCCGAGCTGCTGGCCGACCCGAAGGAGCGGTCCGAGCACGTGATGCTGGTCGACCTGGGCCGCAACGACCTGGGACGGGTCTGCGAGCCGGGCAGCGTCGAGGTGCCGGAGTTCGCCCGGATCGAGCGGTACAGCCACGTCATGCACATCGTGTCGACCGTGGTCGGGCGGCTGCGCGAGGACCGGTCGGCGTTCGACGCGCTGGCCGCCACGTTCCCGGCCGGCACCCTGTCCGGGGCGCCGAAGGTCCGGGCCATGGAGATCATCGAGAGCCTGGAGCCGACCCGGCGCGGTCTCTACGGGGGGACGGTCGGCTACTTCGGCTTCGCCGGGGACATGGACATGGCCATCGCCATCCGGACCGCGCTGATCAAGGACGGGGTGGCGTACGTGGGCGCCGGCGCCGGCATCGTGGCCGACTCCGACCCGGCCGCCGAGGAGCAGGAGACCCGCAACAAGGCCGCCGCCGTGCTGGCCGCCATAGCCTCGGCCGAAACCCTGCGCGCCGCCCGATGA
- the lgt gene encoding prolipoprotein diacylglyceryl transferase produces the protein MNIAAIPSPTESVWHLLGFPIRAYALCIIAGMVVATLLMEQRLRHRGVAPWTSLDMVVWAVPFGIIGARIYHLITSPQEYFGAGGDPIRALYIWEGGLGIWGAVAGGAVGAWIASRQIGLPLSVFADALAPALPVAQAIGRFGNWFNNELYGKVTTLPWGLEVHEMDSANPGHATVIDGEAVTKPDLYHPTFAYEVIWNLGVAALVWLLDRKFKFGRGRAFALYVMAYTVGRLWIEMLRVDEANTFFGIRLNVFVSVAVFVGALIYFLVVKGPREYVVPIDAPETALEPSDAPESDVSQVDVSGGEKDAARKMPIAYQVVSRERFDEYQRTGILPPAEKNDTVSATVSDASSSDES, from the coding sequence GTGAACATCGCCGCCATCCCCAGTCCCACCGAGTCGGTGTGGCACCTTCTCGGGTTCCCGATCCGGGCGTACGCGCTCTGCATCATCGCCGGCATGGTCGTCGCGACCCTGCTGATGGAGCAGCGGCTGCGCCACCGGGGTGTGGCGCCGTGGACCTCGCTGGACATGGTGGTCTGGGCGGTGCCGTTCGGCATCATCGGCGCCCGGATCTACCACCTGATCACCTCCCCGCAGGAGTACTTCGGGGCCGGCGGTGACCCGATCCGGGCTCTCTACATCTGGGAGGGCGGTCTCGGCATCTGGGGCGCGGTCGCCGGTGGCGCGGTGGGCGCCTGGATCGCGTCGCGCCAGATCGGCCTGCCGCTGAGCGTGTTCGCCGACGCCCTCGCGCCCGCGCTGCCGGTGGCGCAGGCGATCGGCCGGTTCGGCAACTGGTTCAACAACGAGCTGTACGGGAAGGTCACCACCCTGCCGTGGGGCCTCGAGGTGCACGAGATGGACTCGGCGAACCCGGGCCACGCCACGGTGATCGACGGCGAGGCGGTGACCAAGCCGGACCTCTACCACCCGACGTTCGCGTACGAGGTGATCTGGAATCTCGGTGTCGCCGCCCTGGTCTGGCTGCTGGACCGGAAGTTCAAGTTCGGCCGTGGCCGGGCCTTCGCGCTGTACGTGATGGCCTACACCGTCGGCCGCCTGTGGATCGAGATGCTGCGCGTCGACGAGGCGAACACCTTCTTCGGCATCCGTCTCAACGTGTTCGTCTCGGTCGCCGTCTTCGTGGGCGCGCTGATCTACTTCCTCGTGGTGAAGGGCCCCCGCGAGTACGTGGTGCCGATCGACGCCCCGGAGACCGCCCTCGAGCCGTCCGACGCGCCGGAGAGCGACGTCTCGCAGGTCGACGTGTCCGGTGGCGAGAAGGATGCCGCCCGCAAGATGCCGATCGCCTACCAGGTGGTCAGCCGCGAGCGGTTCGACGAGTACCAGCGCACCGGCATCCTGCCGCCCGCGGAGAAGAACGACACGGTGTCGGCGACGGTCAGCGACGCCTCTTCTTCCGACGAGAGCTGA
- the trpC gene encoding indole-3-glycerol phosphate synthase TrpC, producing MLEEILAGVREDVAARQAAMPLEKVRELAAAAPPAIDAYAALRKPGVAVIAEVKRASPSKGALADIPDPAELAGEYAAGGARCISVLTEGRWFGGSLDDLAAVRAAVRIPVLRKDFVVSSYQVHEARAHGADLVLLIVAALEQNVLVGLLERIESLGMTALVEVHNEEEADRALEANAKVIGVNARDLRTLQVDRSVFERIAPGLPQNVVKIAESGVRGPHDLIRYASAGADAVLVGEGLVTQKSPRDAVAELVNAGNHPATPRPVR from the coding sequence GTGCTCGAGGAGATCCTCGCCGGCGTCCGTGAGGACGTAGCGGCGCGGCAGGCGGCGATGCCCCTGGAGAAGGTGCGTGAGCTCGCGGCGGCGGCGCCGCCCGCGATCGACGCGTACGCGGCGTTGCGCAAGCCCGGAGTGGCGGTGATCGCCGAGGTGAAGCGGGCGTCGCCGTCCAAGGGCGCGCTCGCCGACATCCCCGACCCGGCCGAGCTGGCCGGGGAGTACGCGGCCGGCGGTGCCCGCTGCATCAGCGTCCTCACCGAGGGCCGCTGGTTCGGCGGCTCGCTCGACGACCTCGCCGCGGTCCGTGCCGCGGTGCGGATCCCGGTCCTGCGCAAGGACTTCGTGGTCTCCAGCTACCAGGTGCACGAGGCCCGCGCGCACGGCGCCGACCTGGTCCTGCTGATCGTCGCCGCACTGGAGCAGAACGTTCTGGTCGGCCTCCTCGAGCGCATCGAGTCGCTGGGCATGACGGCCCTCGTCGAGGTGCACAACGAGGAGGAGGCGGATCGGGCTCTGGAGGCGAACGCGAAGGTCATCGGCGTCAACGCCCGGGACCTGCGCACCCTTCAGGTGGACCGGTCGGTGTTCGAGCGCATCGCGCCCGGCCTGCCGCAAAACGTCGTGAAGATCGCCGAGTCCGGTGTGCGCGGCCCGCACGACCTGATCCGGTACGCGTCGGCCGGCGCCGACGCCGTGCTGGTCGGTGAGGGCCTGGTGACCCAGAAGTCGCCGCGCGACGCGGTGGCCGAGCTGGTCAACGCCGGCAACCACCCGGCGACCCCGAGGCCCGTGCGATGA
- a CDS encoding DUF2470 domain-containing protein: MQPSPAEIARTLAAGHLPAVAHIACRPGPTPVRHVTDAQGRVLLLVPSEGTLAGALRPQEGNDDTALVLDIRDVPPMASSPSLGRVWVSGWAAELSGDDARAAALDYADTDACGDLLDIGEGQRLYRMEVAEVRHERNDKLVEIDPDDYAEATPDPLRTVEFDLIADLADHHMAEMSDYVRRQLGKAARPGDEPKVVRMDRYGFLVRMGGRSARLAFPRPVTDRHDLAHLLHPVLCRRCCDSAA; encoded by the coding sequence ATGCAACCCAGTCCCGCCGAGATCGCGCGCACGCTCGCCGCCGGCCACCTGCCCGCCGTCGCCCACATCGCCTGCCGTCCCGGCCCGACTCCGGTCCGGCACGTCACCGATGCACAGGGACGCGTGCTTCTGCTAGTGCCTAGCGAGGGTACCCTCGCCGGCGCTCTACGCCCACAGGAGGGCAACGACGACACCGCCCTCGTACTGGACATCCGGGACGTCCCGCCGATGGCCTCCTCGCCCTCGCTGGGCCGGGTCTGGGTCTCCGGCTGGGCCGCCGAACTGTCCGGTGACGACGCCCGCGCCGCCGCCCTGGACTACGCCGACACCGACGCCTGCGGCGACCTGCTGGACATCGGCGAGGGTCAGCGCCTCTACCGGATGGAGGTCGCGGAGGTCCGTCACGAGCGCAACGACAAGCTCGTCGAGATCGACCCGGACGACTACGCCGAGGCCACCCCGGACCCGCTGCGGACCGTCGAGTTCGACCTGATCGCCGATCTGGCCGATCACCACATGGCCGAGATGAGCGACTACGTACGCCGTCAGCTGGGTAAGGCCGCCCGTCCGGGCGACGAGCCCAAGGTCGTACGGATGGACCGTTACGGCTTCCTGGTCCGGATGGGCGGGCGCAGCGCCCGCCTCGCCTTCCCCCGCCCGGTCACCGACCGGCACGACCTGGCACACCTGCTGCACCCGGTCCTCTGCCGCCGCTGCTGCGACAGCGCGGCCTGA
- a CDS encoding GNAT family N-acetyltransferase: MAPVDSGLFDRLERFYDALPRPWARVEEIGTLVLFVRDGEGWPYYARPARGSHTPSAADLTAVRRRQRELGLPETFEWVHETTPDLLAVARSAGLDVLLAPLLVLDPAALAPDLPLRGATTRLLDPAAPTFAADLGASRAVARLGFAAPAYQSPLESAENVLLIEGAGPAERDAAEPPTAEAVRHARELAATGDFVTVVAETPEEGIVATATSQRRGDAAEIVGVATLPSARRRGYASQLTALLAGRLLAGGTPLVFLSAGDDDVARLYTRVGFRRVGTACVAEPAAAPL, encoded by the coding sequence ATGGCGCCAGTGGATTCCGGCCTCTTCGACCGACTCGAGCGGTTCTACGACGCTTTGCCCCGCCCCTGGGCGCGGGTCGAGGAGATCGGCACGCTGGTTCTCTTCGTCCGCGACGGTGAGGGCTGGCCCTACTATGCCCGCCCGGCCCGGGGTTCGCACACCCCTTCCGCAGCTGACCTCACCGCGGTCCGGCGCCGCCAGCGTGAGCTGGGGTTGCCGGAGACCTTCGAATGGGTTCACGAGACCACGCCCGACCTGCTCGCGGTGGCCCGCTCGGCCGGGCTCGACGTGCTGCTCGCGCCGCTGCTGGTGCTCGACCCGGCGGCCCTGGCGCCGGACCTGCCGCTGCGCGGCGCCACCACCCGGCTGCTCGATCCCGCCGCGCCCACGTTCGCCGCCGACCTGGGCGCCTCCCGGGCGGTGGCCCGGCTCGGCTTCGCCGCCCCGGCCTATCAGTCACCCCTGGAGTCGGCGGAGAACGTGCTGCTCATCGAGGGTGCCGGCCCGGCCGAACGGGACGCCGCCGAGCCGCCCACCGCGGAGGCGGTGCGGCACGCCCGGGAGCTGGCCGCCACCGGCGACTTCGTGACGGTCGTGGCCGAGACGCCGGAGGAGGGCATCGTGGCGACCGCGACCAGCCAGCGCCGCGGGGACGCCGCCGAGATCGTCGGGGTGGCGACCCTGCCGTCGGCGCGGCGCCGCGGCTACGCCTCCCAGCTCACAGCCCTGCTCGCCGGGCGGTTGCTGGCCGGCGGGACGCCCCTGGTGTTCCTCTCCGCGGGCGACGACGACGTGGCGCGGCTCTACACCCGGGTCGGTTTCCGGCGGGTGGGCACGGCCTGCGTCGCCGAACCGGCCGCCGCGCCTCTCTGA
- the trpB gene encoding tryptophan synthase subunit beta, with amino-acid sequence MSAGTLPDLAGHFGRFGGRFVPEALIKALDELDAAYRSAKQDPEFQARFQDLLLNYAAVPSLLYRASRLSEALGAEILLKREDLNHTGAHKVRNVLGQALLAKRMGKPRVIAETGAGQHGVASATAAALLDLECVVYMGEMDTQRQALNVARMRMLGATVVPVTNGSRTLKDALNEALRDWVSTVDTTHYLLGTAAGPHPFPELVRDFVGGIGVEARAQCLEQLGRLPDAVAACVGGGSNAIGIFHAFVPDEGVRLYGFEAGGDGMETGRHAASITGGSVGVLHGNRTYLLQDDDGQTIESHSISAGLDYPGVGPEHAWLHDTGRATYEPVTDAEAMAAFQLLCRTEGIIPAIESSHALAGAAKIAPRLREELGRTPTIVVNLSGRGDKDVHTAGAYFGLLDQVETVVPGENT; translated from the coding sequence ATGAGCGCGGGGACGTTGCCGGACCTGGCCGGGCACTTCGGCCGGTTCGGCGGACGGTTCGTGCCCGAAGCGCTGATCAAGGCGCTGGACGAGCTCGACGCGGCGTACCGGTCGGCGAAGCAGGACCCGGAGTTCCAGGCCCGCTTCCAGGACCTGCTGCTCAACTACGCGGCCGTCCCGTCGCTGCTGTACCGGGCGTCCCGGCTGTCCGAGGCGCTGGGCGCGGAGATCCTGCTGAAGCGGGAGGACCTGAACCACACCGGCGCCCACAAGGTGCGCAACGTGCTGGGCCAGGCGCTGCTCGCCAAGCGGATGGGCAAGCCCCGGGTGATCGCCGAGACCGGCGCCGGCCAGCACGGCGTGGCCAGCGCGACCGCGGCCGCCCTGCTGGACCTGGAGTGCGTCGTCTACATGGGCGAGATGGACACCCAGCGGCAGGCGCTGAACGTGGCCCGGATGCGGATGCTGGGCGCCACCGTGGTCCCGGTGACCAACGGCTCCCGCACCCTGAAGGACGCGCTCAACGAGGCGCTGCGCGACTGGGTCTCCACCGTCGATACCACCCACTACCTGCTCGGGACCGCGGCCGGGCCGCACCCGTTCCCGGAGCTGGTGCGCGACTTCGTGGGCGGCATCGGCGTCGAGGCCCGGGCCCAGTGCCTGGAGCAGCTCGGCCGGCTGCCGGACGCGGTGGCCGCGTGCGTGGGCGGCGGGTCGAACGCGATCGGCATCTTCCACGCCTTCGTGCCCGACGAGGGCGTCCGGCTGTACGGCTTCGAGGCCGGCGGCGACGGCATGGAGACCGGCCGGCACGCGGCGTCGATCACCGGCGGGTCGGTCGGCGTGCTGCACGGCAACCGCACCTACCTGCTCCAGGACGACGACGGCCAGACCATCGAGTCGCACTCGATCTCGGCGGGCCTGGACTACCCGGGTGTCGGCCCGGAGCACGCCTGGCTGCACGACACCGGCCGGGCGACCTACGAGCCGGTCACCGACGCCGAGGCGATGGCGGCGTTCCAGCTGCTCTGCCGTACCGAGGGGATCATCCCGGCGATCGAGAGCTCGCACGCCCTGGCCGGCGCCGCGAAGATCGCCCCGCGGCTGCGCGAGGAGCTCGGCCGGACCCCGACGATCGTGGTGAACCTGTCCGGTCGCGGCGACAAGGACGTGCACACCGCCGGCGCCTACTTCGGCCTGCTGGACCAGGTGGAGACGGTCGTACCGGGGGAGAACACGTGA
- the rpsD gene encoding 30S ribosomal protein S4 — MNNSRPKAKLSRALGIPLTRKCVKYFERRPFPPGVHGRGRRKSSDYQVRLLEKQRLRHQYNISEVQMRAAYDAAHKAEGKTGETMVTLLERRLDATVFRAGFTRTIYQARQLVVHGHFTVDGKKVDRPGYKLKPGQVIEVKETSRAKPPFQIAATGTHIDGPTAPYLSTVLEELRTTVVRAPQRSEVPVLCDEQLVVEYYAR; from the coding sequence TTGAACAACTCTCGACCCAAAGCCAAGCTCTCCCGAGCTCTCGGCATCCCTCTGACGCGTAAGTGCGTCAAGTACTTCGAGCGGCGCCCGTTCCCGCCGGGCGTGCACGGCCGTGGCCGGCGTAAGAGCTCGGACTACCAGGTCCGTCTGCTGGAGAAGCAGCGCCTGCGCCACCAGTACAACATCAGCGAGGTCCAGATGCGGGCCGCGTACGACGCCGCCCACAAGGCCGAGGGCAAGACCGGCGAGACGATGGTCACGCTGCTCGAGCGCCGGCTGGACGCCACGGTGTTCCGCGCCGGTTTCACCCGGACCATCTACCAGGCCCGCCAGCTCGTCGTGCACGGTCACTTCACCGTGGACGGCAAGAAGGTGGACCGTCCCGGCTACAAGCTCAAGCCGGGTCAGGTCATCGAGGTCAAGGAGACCAGCCGCGCCAAGCCGCCGTTCCAGATCGCGGCGACCGGCACGCACATCGACGGCCCGACCGCGCCGTACCTGTCGACCGTTCTCGAGGAGCTGCGCACCACGGTGGTCCGTGCCCCGCAGCGCTCCGAGGTTCCGGTTCTCTGCGACGAGCAGCTCGTCGTCGAGTACTACGCCCGATAG
- a CDS encoding FAD-dependent oxidoreductase: MRTAVVVGAGMAGLAAAGALSRSGWRVTVLERAERVAAPPAAVVLWPTGLRALEALDPDGGWTAIASPLPDGGVRRPDGQWLVAPRSRPGAGPAPAAVHLEDLFDALVAGLGNAEIRTGFEVTSVRVGPRQRPVVGDGRTMFEADLLVGADGIDSRVRAAVAPEAVAVGSGFAAWQAVIPGFRVPRLEGGRGLGGETLGAGYRFVAIPLGDRAAGRGGVYWVATAAGAARPESPATQLDLLRRWFAGWHEPVGALLDATRPEDLVPQGVRELRPLPRAYGFAAGSGGVVLIGDAAHAMPHHLGQGACLAFEDVATLRSLTAVAGPGEELIAAVEKYSRVRHPRTTTVVRQNRRMSAVVQARGRLALRARDAALNHMRPRMLGRHLDPVADWTPPD; the protein is encoded by the coding sequence ATGCGTACGGCCGTGGTGGTGGGCGCCGGGATGGCCGGCCTGGCCGCCGCGGGCGCGCTGTCGAGGTCCGGCTGGCGGGTGACCGTGCTGGAACGCGCGGAGCGGGTGGCCGCGCCGCCGGCCGCGGTGGTGCTCTGGCCCACCGGCCTGCGGGCCCTGGAGGCGCTGGATCCGGACGGCGGCTGGACGGCGATCGCGTCGCCGCTGCCGGACGGTGGCGTGCGCCGCCCGGACGGGCAGTGGCTGGTGGCGCCCCGGTCCCGGCCCGGCGCCGGCCCGGCCCCGGCGGCCGTGCACCTGGAGGATCTGTTCGACGCGCTGGTCGCGGGTCTCGGGAACGCCGAGATCCGCACCGGTTTCGAGGTGACCTCGGTCCGGGTGGGCCCGCGGCAGCGGCCCGTGGTCGGCGACGGCCGCACCATGTTCGAGGCGGACCTGCTGGTCGGTGCGGACGGCATCGACAGCCGGGTCCGTGCCGCGGTGGCGCCCGAGGCGGTGGCCGTCGGTTCCGGGTTCGCCGCCTGGCAGGCGGTCATCCCCGGGTTCCGGGTGCCGCGGCTGGAGGGTGGCCGCGGCCTCGGCGGGGAGACGCTCGGCGCCGGCTACCGGTTCGTGGCGATCCCGCTCGGTGACCGGGCCGCCGGCCGGGGCGGTGTCTACTGGGTGGCGACGGCCGCCGGCGCGGCGCGTCCCGAGTCGCCGGCCACCCAGCTGGACCTGTTGCGCCGCTGGTTCGCCGGCTGGCACGAGCCGGTCGGCGCGCTGCTGGACGCGACCCGGCCGGAGGATCTGGTTCCGCAGGGTGTCCGGGAGTTGCGGCCGTTGCCGCGCGCCTACGGTTTCGCCGCGGGTTCCGGTGGGGTGGTGCTGATCGGTGACGCCGCCCACGCCATGCCGCACCATCTGGGTCAGGGCGCGTGCCTGGCGTTCGAGGACGTGGCGACGTTGCGCTCGCTGACCGCCGTGGCCGGGCCGGGCGAGGAGCTGATCGCGGCCGTCGAGAAGTACAGCCGGGTGCGCCACCCGCGGACCACCACGGTGGTCCGGCAGAACCGGCGGATGTCCGCGGTGGTTCAGGCCCGCGGCCGGCTCGCGTTACGCGCCCGTGACGCCGCGCTCAATCACATGCGCCCGCGAATGCTGGGCCGCCATCTGGATCCGGTCGCCGATTGGACCCCACCGGACTGA
- the hisI gene encoding phosphoribosyl-AMP cyclohydrolase: MPEAETILDPAIAARLKRTPDGLVAAIVQEHGTGDVLMLAWMDDEALHRTLTTGRATYWSRSRGEYWVKGATSGHHQHVKRVSLDCDGDALLVTVVQTGAACHTGTHTCFTDDLLEAQ; this comes from the coding sequence GTGCCCGAAGCTGAGACCATCCTCGACCCGGCGATCGCCGCCCGCCTCAAGCGCACGCCCGACGGTCTCGTCGCGGCGATCGTGCAGGAGCACGGCACCGGCGACGTGCTCATGCTCGCCTGGATGGACGACGAGGCGCTTCACCGCACGCTGACCACCGGCCGTGCCACCTACTGGTCGCGCAGCCGTGGGGAGTACTGGGTGAAGGGCGCCACCTCCGGCCACCACCAGCACGTCAAGCGGGTCTCGCTGGACTGCGACGGCGACGCGCTGCTGGTCACCGTGGTGCAGACCGGCGCCGCCTGCCACACCGGCACCCACACCTGCTTCACCGACGACCTGTTGGAGGCACAGTGA
- the trpA gene encoding tryptophan synthase subunit alpha, which produces MSIAQTFAKAKAENRSVLVGCMPAGFPTVEHSIEQMIAMHEAGCDVIEVELPYSDPVMDGPVIQKASDIALANGVRTRDTLKIIEAVASAGATVVLMTYWNPVEKYGVDAFARDLAAAGATGMITPDLIPDEAAEWIAASDAHRIDRTFLVAPSSTDERLAMTLENCRGFVYATALMGVTGARKAVSSQAPELVARIRSADPEMPIGVGLGVGNGKQAAEVAAFADGVIVGSALIRCVLEAPDRAAGLRDLRALSAELAEGVRS; this is translated from the coding sequence GTGAGTATCGCGCAGACGTTCGCGAAGGCGAAGGCGGAGAACCGGTCGGTGCTGGTCGGCTGCATGCCGGCCGGGTTCCCGACGGTCGAGCACAGCATCGAGCAGATGATCGCGATGCACGAGGCCGGCTGCGACGTGATCGAGGTCGAGCTGCCGTACTCGGACCCGGTGATGGACGGCCCGGTCATCCAGAAGGCCAGCGACATCGCGCTCGCCAACGGCGTCCGCACCCGGGACACCCTGAAGATCATCGAGGCGGTGGCGTCCGCGGGCGCCACGGTCGTGCTGATGACCTACTGGAACCCGGTCGAGAAGTACGGTGTCGACGCGTTCGCCCGGGACCTGGCCGCGGCCGGGGCCACCGGGATGATCACGCCGGACCTGATCCCGGACGAGGCGGCCGAGTGGATCGCCGCGTCCGACGCCCACCGGATCGACCGGACGTTCCTGGTGGCGCCGTCGTCGACGGACGAGCGGCTCGCGATGACCCTGGAGAACTGCCGGGGCTTCGTCTACGCCACCGCGCTGATGGGCGTCACCGGCGCCCGCAAGGCGGTGTCCTCGCAGGCGCCCGAGCTGGTCGCCCGGATCCGGTCGGCCGACCCGGAGATGCCGATCGGTGTCGGCCTCGGTGTCGGCAACGGCAAACAGGCCGCCGAGGTGGCCGCCTTCGCCGACGGTGTGATCGTCGGCAGCGCCCTGATCCGGTGCGTGCTGGAGGCGCCCGACCGGGCCGCCGGTCTGCGCGATCTGCGTGCCCTGAGCGCCGAACTGGCCGAGGGCGTACGCAGCTGA